The genomic window AATCTGTAgtttctttcggtccacacaacccacacaACCGCAAGCCATATGAGCTGCATAAAAGAACGTCGTGCTCGAGAACCGCCTGCTGAATCCGtgaactgaacaaaatgatcggAAGGAGTCTGAGCAATCACCAAAGAAGAGCCAATCCAGGAGCTAACAAGAGACCAAAGAGCGCCAAAAGTGCTGCAAGAGAGGAACAAGTGTTGAGCCGACTCAACCTCTTCGCAACCAGAGACACACTGATGATCCTCCGCAGATAAAATCCCTCTAGTAACCAGAtttgctttggtaggtaacctgtcccgCAAGAGACGCCAAGCAcaaatggaaaccttcaaaggaacctgtcGGTGCCAAATGAGACCTGACGCAGCATCCAAAGTAGCCGCATCCTGTGTCGTCAAAAGCTGATATGCACCACGAACAGTATAAACATCGTCCAAATCTgactgccactgccacctatctaAAACATGATCCTGCAAGGAGACGgtaagaagtaaagactgacactcacccaacatctcctcctcccaagCCCACAACCGACgccgccacacccacgcctcCCCTCCAGCCCCCCAACCCTGCATAAACATCTCGGCCACAGACGCCGATTTGTTTTCTGCCAAGTCAAACAACCGCCCAAACCGCTCCCGCAAAGAGGTCCCATCCACCCAGGGATCAGTCCAGAAAAAAGTGTCAGACCCATCCCCCACCTTTCTCAACACATGCTCTCTGAACCACCCTCCCTCTACCTCACCACCTCCACCCCGAATACGCGCCAACTCCCTCCACCACGTAGACCCACGCACTCCACCCTCACACAGTCTGCCTCTCTCAACCCCATAACGACCTGCCAACACTCGAAACCATAAACCCTCTCTATCCACTAGCATCCTCCAGCACCACTTACCTAACAGGGCTAGgttaaactccctcaactgcCTAACCCCCAAACCCCCATACTCCTTTCGTAAGCAAATAGATTTCCAGTTAATCCAAGATATTTTCCTAAAATCCTCActtcccccccaaaaaaaattaatcaaaatagattCTATAGAAGAGAtagtacctgagggagctttaaagaaggaaagagcatagacaggcAGAGAGAGCAATACAGATTTAAGCAGAActagacgaccaccaaaagaaagaaagcgaCTCCTCCATCCTGATAGACGATTCTTTAAACGATCCAAAACCGGTTCCCAAAAACCTAAACGCCTCGGATCACCCCCTATAGGAAGGCccaaataaagaaaaggaatctttcccactttacaacacagAGCAGACGCCGCCTCACCTAACCAAGAATCAGGGATGTTAACCCCAACCAGCATACTTTTGTGAAAGTTAACCCGCAAACCCGACATAGACTCGAACAGCACAAGGACAGCCCGCAAAGCACGAACATTCGCCCAACTTTTAGTCCCCATCAACAACGTATCATCGGCAAACTGAAGGTGCGACACCGTCGTCGGTGATAGCTCACCAACACTGTACCCCGTAAACAGGTTGCTCACCAACATGGCCTCCATCAATACATTAAGACCCTCTGCCGCCAATAGGAAAAGAAAAGGGGATAACGGATCCCCCTGCCGTAATCCCCTTTCGAGAGGGAACTCATCAGTCGGACTACCATTGACTAAAACGGAAGCTGTTGCCGTACACACACATTCTTTAATCCACTTCCTCCAAAGGGTCGGAAAACCCATTCTCCCCATAACAGCGTCCAAGTAACCCCAGTCAACCGAATCATAAGCCTTCTCAAAATCAACCTTAAAGAGAAGTAGCCCCTTCTTGGTCTTACGGGCCTCATCCACAACCTCGTTCGCAACCAAAATGCCATCAAGGATCTGGCGACCCTGCACAAAAGCCGTCTGAGATGCAGCAATCACACTTCCCATCACAAGACGCAATCAATTCGCTAAAACCTTGGCCAAAATCTTATAAAGGCTGCCCACAAGCGATATAGGCCGAAAGTCATTCAATCTTTGGGGACTATCAACTTTGGGTATCAATGCAATAAAAGTGGCATTTAAACCCTTAGTCAATCTACCATTACGGTGAAACTCCGAGATAAAACGCATAATGTCCCCTTGCATCTCAGCCCAGAAATCCTTGATAAAGCCAAAATTGATCCCATCTGGGCCCGGACTTTTATAACTGTCACAGTCCCACACCGCAGCCTTTACCTCGTCCAAAGAGAAAGGCTTGATCAAACTGCTCACCTCCGCCACCTGCAGCCgtttaaaattaagattttctATCCCAGGTCGTTCCACATTAACAGCCTTGAAGTGGGCCGCAAAGTGAGACACGACCGCGTTCCTAATAGGGACCACACCCTCCACAACGGCGCTATCCACCTGCAGGGTCGAAATAGCATTACCCCTCCGTCGGCCCGCAAGAACAGAGTGGAAATACTTAGTATTAGCATCCCCTTCCTTAAGCCACCGCGAGCGAGACTGCTGCCAACAGATACTAGCATTCAACCGGGAAAGCGAATGTATATCCGACGTCACACCATGAAACTCCGCTAACTCCGAATCAGATAAGACCGCTTCCCCCCCCCCTTCTCATCAAACGTTGCAAGTTGATCCTTCAAAGCCGCAATCCGACTAGGTATATTCTGAGTGTGAGTCATATGCCACTCTTTCAAGGCTGTCTTAATCCCtttaagtttttcttttaacaCATAACCCCCCCAACCGTCAAACTGAAAAGAGTTCCACCTTTCGCGCACAAACAGTTTATATCCAGGGACATCGCTCCAACACTTCAACATCCTCGTGGGACGGGGTCCCCAATCCTCCTCATCCGCTGCCAGAACCAAGGGACAATGATCAGAAAGTCCTCTCATCCGAGCTACTTGTGTACAGTTAGGCCAAGTCAAGCACCATTCCCCAGAAAGCAAGAATCTATCCAAGCGACTCATAGAACGCCCGTCCCATTTAAACCAAGTGAACTTTCGTCCACACAGTGGTAAATCAATCAAGGTATTGTCATCGATAAAACGGTTGAAAGGAACAAGATCCAAGGAGCTATTCCCGCCTCTGACCGAACGACGTTCATCAGCGCTCCTGACAGCGTTAAAATCCCCGCAAACACACACCCTGGATCTTCCCAAGGCCTGAATTTTCAAAGAAAGCGAATCCCACAAGGCCTGCTTGGCCCGTGAATCGCACGGCGCATAAACATTCGCCACATGGAACTCCTCCCCAGACCTAACGAACCGACCATGGCACCACAACACGTTTGAAAATTTGTTACATCTTGAAAATTTgttctttatattttaattcattaacCCATTTGCTTTAAATTTTGTTTCGTACTATATAGTTTATTTGTTCTTCACCTAATGTTCCTCCTAGTTTGAGAATCACGTCATTGTCTTATCTTTTATGAACAATGATAGTTGATTACATCAAATATTACGTGGATTGAAAAAATAGTAGCagtgaatatatataaaaaaacaaataataacatagcataaattgaaagaaaaaaaaagtgttgcaAATTCATTAAAGTATCCGTACCAAACTGAACCAAACCAATTAAATTGGTtcggttttatttttaaaaaatatcataaacttaacaaaatcaaattaaattttccAAAAATTAATCCAAACAGGTCCAATTAGACATCCATGTGATTTTTGTCATCTTTTAATTtccatttgatttgatttcataTTTTTGGGTGACCAAACATAAATCACGGTTGAGAGGAATATTTGGCGTAAGATTCCCTCCTGGTTCCAGCGGTGCGAGTGTGAAGCAACTTTGGTTCCTCCTCCtcagtaaaatataaaagagaaaatattacAGATTTGGAGAGGTGAAGGAAGAAGACGCAGAAGGAGAGATTAATGTGAATTGTAAGGGAAAGATACAGGAAAGTGTTGTGGGAGGATAGTTTTAAATCGGGCAAAGCAAAAGctcctccctccctccctcacTTCCTTTATTCTTTGCTTTCAGTCTTCTTTTTTCCATTCTCTTTCTTTTCCCAGTCGACAGAGAGAGACAATTGTGATCTttatatctctctctctctcgacTGTCTACTTCTCAGATCTGGTATCCGTCGATAAATAGAAGATGGAGAGCGAAAAGAAAACTTCGCCAATATCTAACTTTGGAGCATGGGGTATGAACGTCGTAAGCTCCGTTGGAATTATCATGGCTAATAAGCAGCTCATGTCCAACAACGGCTATGCTTTCACCTTCGGTCAGTCCTCTCTTCTGTTTCAATCAGATCTCTTGCGTATCATCTGGATCTGCACCCAGATCCAAATTTCCATATCCATATTTTACTTGATTTACATTATTGTTTCTTTAATTCGGACCATAATTCATGTAAATCTTATTAATCTTATTCATATTTACCAGCAACTACGTTGACTGGGTTCCACTTTGCTGTAACTGCTCTGGTGGGTCTGGTGTCAAATGCTACCGGTTATTCTGCTTCAAAGCACGTACCTATGTGGGAGCTTATTTGGTTCTCAGCAGTTGCAAATATATCTATCACAGGGATGAACTTCAGCCTCATGCTCAATTCTGTTGGATTCTACCAAGTAAGCTTTTCTATCCTTTTACATTAAGTTCAACcgtctgtgtgtgtgtgtgtctttaTTGATCTATTTTCTTTCTTATAATTATGCATTCATTCGCCCCTTGGTAAAGCCCAATAGCATGTATTGAATCGGCTATCCAACCAACCCTAGCTCTTTTACAATGCTTAGTTGTTGCACTGCGTTGATTCATTTCTAAAACCCTGCCCAAATATTGTGACAACAATTCCATATTGAAGCTTTGAATTGATTGTCCTGTGGTGTTTTTATATGATTTCATTATTTCAACATAACTATCTGGTTGTTTGAACTTGAAGAGCTACAATGAGATGTTTCGAGTTCATAATCATATGCCTTTCTGTTTCACTTTTGCAACTAACTATTATCGGTAATAATGTCAATCCTCACAGTATTAGTGCCTTAAATATACTTACGGTTAGGTGTAAGGAATACTATTGCTGACATCCAAAAGTTTATTCTAGTATAAACTTACATCTTCAAGTGTGAAAACCTATGTACTATGTAGGCATTTTGTTAATGTGTGCTCTGCTCCAGAAATATTTTGCAATCACTAGCCAGATTACAATCATCCTCATTTTGTAATAATTTCAAATTGTGCTAAACCCTTCCTTTCAGAAACATATGcattagttattataattaCATCTCAATATTTAAATCTTGAGATTTGCAGCACTTTGCTTACTGTTGTCTGACTCCCCATCACCAAGGCTCAGCTGTTTCCTCCCATGTGCTCTAATTTTTAAATGAAGCCTATTCTCGTATTTTTCACTTTGAATCTTCATTTCCTCCGGTTTTAAGTTGTTCAATTTCTCATTGTTTATGTGAACAGATATCAAAACTAAGCATGATTCCAGTGGTTTGTGTGATGGAGTGGATCCTTCACAGCAAACACTACTCAAGGGAAGTAAAAATGTCAGTCATGGTTGTGGTTATTGGTGTTGGTGTTTGCACTGTAACTGATGTAAATGTTAACCTCAAGGGTTTCGTGTGTGCCAGTCTAGCAGTTGTATCATCATCTTTACAGCAAATTGTAAGTGTTTATATAATGTTTGTGTTCCACCACGTGGGCAATATggaatttatttcaatttttattgagATTTCATTTTCTCTTGTCATGCTTTTTGTATGATTGATTCCTTGCTATACCTAATATTTTTTCCCTTTGTTATGACAGTCAATTGGTTCTCTACAAAAGAAATATTCAATTGGATCTTTTGAACTGCTGAGTAAGACTGCTCCTATTCAAGCTCTCTCTCTCATTATTCTTGGTCCATTTGTTGATTACTATCTCAGTGGCAAGTTGATAACCAACTTTAAGATGTCTTCTGGTGCCATTGTAAGTGATCACCCTTTTCTATGTTGAATCTAGATAATTTTGCTTTGTATTTGTCGTTAAATATTACATATAGTGTTGGATTGTTTATTTAGTGTCTTTTGTAAATCTCTGCAGTTATTCATTCTTCTTTCATgcaccctagctgtgttttgcAATGTAAGCCAGTACCTCTGCATTGGGCGCTTCTCAGCAGTTTCCTTCCAGGTTTTAGGCCACATGAAAACACTGTGTGTTCTGACTTTGGGGTGGCTGCTATTTGATTCAGAGCTCACTTTCAAGAACATCATGGGAATGGTTCTTGCGGTTGTTGGCATGGTTATTTATAGTTGGGCTGTGGAGCTTGAAAAGCACTCAAATGCGAAGACTCTTCCCCATGCGAAAAACAGCCTAACAGAAGAAGAAATTAGGCTATTGAAGGAAGGGGTAGAAAATAATCCGTTGAAGGATATTGAACTTGGTGAGGCTAAAGGTTAGGATGCCTCTCAGTCACAGAtggtaaaaattaaaattgatcgATAAGGATTAGCCTCAAGTTTAATGTGGATTACTACTTCAATTTAATTTGTTCCTTTTCTAGTTTACTTGCTGCGAAACTCTCGGTGTCTATCTGTTTACACGATCTAAAATCCATTTTATATAATGTtcctttattttgattttttttcttcttttctttactGTGTTGCTGAGGTTTGTTATTTATTTGGCTTGCCCGTAGATGATTGTAGATGAACAATATGAGGGCGCTATTGCTGTGTAAAATGTGTAAGTTGATGAAAGGCAATATATTCACTCAATTTTGTCCTTTTATGTGTTAGAATCAGCTAAAGTTTTTATCAATGAAGTGATTAATGAATGAACTCCTCTTAAGAACTATCATTTGCAAGAACCCAAGTTAAATTTTTGGGGTCCCCTTCTCTTTctcttagggtgtgtttggtttggaagaaaaattgtaaagagagaaataggtaagagagagtgagagaagctaagttgcatgggtactccattttagaccgagtaccggtaccgggtacgtaccgggtaacggtaccgggtacgtaccgggtacctgtacgcgtatggtactcccccggtacgcaccgacgccgtacctaattttttttttgttttttgcaatgggtacacgtgtggtacacctgtggtatgcgcgtggtacaccaatccaaaaaaacatggttttttttcttctttttcttttattattagttttttttttataggaagatttacgttttttatttgtttataatataaagtagcaactattgctaaaaaaacaataacaaagtagccgCCGGAATTAATCACTCATTCATTGAAAAAGAATAGACTaaattcaaagagagatgaagatctagtttttattcataccaatcttcgtcttctctcaagaaagagaaatattaatacttataatgaaagtgcaacaaaaatgtgagatattcgtagagataaatgagatttatttaatatatagttgatattcttgaaatcgctagtctttctcgcggtgaacctaactagaggtcactctttttagtgatgatgaagagggaaattattgactttttttgagctaattgatttttaatttcatattttgatgtttcgaacaatttaaattacatttatagtgtggtgtgatttttttatgtttaattatttgttttaacaatataactatattatttgatatatataattatattttaaaaaaaaaattatagggacgtacccgtaccttagtttttctaaatatgacgtaccccgtaccggtaccggtaccgtacccgcacctgGGCAACATAGGAGAGAAGGGAGAAAGAAGTGAGAAAAAAGTAGATTTGAGATATTGATTGGATGAGAGAAGAAATAGAGAAGATAAAATTGTTGATTATTCCAAAAGTACCAAAATACCCTTAATCGGTAGTATATTtcattgctaaaaaaaaaagatagtatatttcatcaaaattaatttaaatttctggctgtttaattaattagattAATTTAAATCTTCACAGAAAAAAGTtagattaatttaaattatttaaattaatttaaattatttaaattcaagatgtcaatattaaaattaatttaattcctggttaatgcttaaaaaaaaacaactttaatgcatcagaaaataaattaaagcaCATATAACAAtttaagaagaaataaaaaacactttttaagaaatcaattaAGTTCCACATTCAcatcaatatatttttgattTCACATTCACATCAATTTAAAGCCCCGTATTTTGTTGACGGTAGTTAAGTAGTAATTATCCATATTCTACTTCCCCACCCACCTCTTCACTTCCCAGATCCGGCGCTGATACATGGCAAGGCAGTTCCTAGCTTTTGCATGTGTCATCGATCACAGCTTGAACGAATTTTAGCCATCAAAACGAGTGTTTAATCTCCATATTTTGTTAGATATCGTCACTGTTTAAGAAGAACAGAAGGgcaaaaaaggaaacaaatgaggAGTGAAGCTTTCTCTCGTCTTTCTCTTCAGTTTTGCGAAGAAACAGAAACGTGTGGGACCCACGTGAAATCAGTATCCCTTCTCTATTTCTTCTGTCTTCCAAACAGGAGAAGTGTGGCCTCTCTTTCCTTTTTCTCTCTTCCATCTCTCCTCGTCTTTCTTTCTCGCGTTCCAATCACAAGCTTAGAAACTTgagggtaaaaaaaaataaaaggcacatgttaagcccttagggcacatgttaagatatactaaaatagaaattcaacatttaatgatacaagaaatttaatgcttcaaaagtcaaaatacacaaattagcatttaataatttctatttttacttcattaacatgtgccttaagggcacaagttaacattctccataaaaTAATACAGCTTTTTATCCATGCTTTTACGATAAATAAAACAAAGTTTATCTTTATTTACCAACATGTTGATGCCATTTGGAAGGATCTTTGGAGGTAGAATGGGACACCCAAGTGAGAGTTTTTGATCGGAGGGCAACgtgactgcaagtatacagtcgtgtcgtgtagt from Trifolium pratense cultivar HEN17-A07 linkage group LG1, ARS_RC_1.1, whole genome shotgun sequence includes these protein-coding regions:
- the LOC123918125 gene encoding UDP-rhamnose/UDP-galactose transporter 2-like; the encoded protein is MESEKKTSPISNFGAWGMNVVSSVGIIMANKQLMSNNGYAFTFATTLTGFHFAVTALVGLVSNATGYSASKHVPMWELIWFSAVANISITGMNFSLMLNSVGFYQISKLSMIPVVCVMEWILHSKHYSREVKMSVMVVVIGVGVCTVTDVNVNLKGFVCASLAVVSSSLQQISIGSLQKKYSIGSFELLSKTAPIQALSLIILGPFVDYYLSGKLITNFKMSSGAILFILLSCTLAVFCNVSQYLCIGRFSAVSFQVLGHMKTLCVLTLGWLLFDSELTFKNIMGMVLAVVGMVIYSWAVELEKHSNAKTLPHAKNSLTEEEIRLLKEGVENNPLKDIELGEAKG